The DNA region TTTCAAAAATAATTTATATTATTATAAGTATAATAATTCCTACTCTTTCCTACATATTTGATTCTTTAGAAAATATTTTTATTTTCATTATCAGAATTAATTTCCCTTATATTTCTAAAAGTATTGTGGCTTTTTCAAATATTTCTACATTACTCAAATTCCTATTTTTCTCTATATCTACTCTTTCAATTATTCTAATCATAATAAAAATATTTTATCTTTATATTAAAAAACTAAAAATAAAAGAAAAATAACTAATATTTATAAAAAATAATTAATATATCCTAATTGATTTTTTATTTTTTTTATATAAATTTAAGTCAATAAATTAATTTAATAAAAAAAAATTTAATAAATATAATTTTATATATTTACTTTAGGAGGATAAATTGAAATATTTAGAACAAATTATAGAAGATATAATGAGTGTGCCTTCAATTACTGGTTTTGAAGATTTTTTTGCTCAAAAAATTTCTTCTTATATAAAAGATTATTTTGATTCTTATAACATCGATAGGCTTGGAAATCTTATTTTATTTAAAAAAGGAAAAGGCAAAGATAAGCTAAAAATTATGTTTTGTGCTCATATGGATCAGATTGGCCTTATGATTACTAAGATTGAAGATAATGGTATATTAAGATTTGCTCAAATAGGTGGAATAAACCCATTAACTCTTTATGGCAAAAGAGTAAAAATAATTAAAGAAAAGAATAAAGATAATGAACCATGTGAGTATATTTATGGTATTATTGGTATGAAACCACCCCATCTTGTTGAAGATGAATCTAAAGTTGAAAAGATTCAGGAACTATTTATAGACTGTGGTTTTTCTTCAAAAGATGAAGCACAAAAAAAGATAAAAATTGGAGATGTTGCACTTGTTGATTCAAATTTTCTAAAACTTAAAAATAATCACTATTCATCAATAGGTTTTGACAATAAAGCTGGAGTTTTAACTCTTATATCTTTATCTCACCTACTTAAAGACATTAAACCTTATCATGATGTATATATTGTCTTTTCTGTCCAAGAAGAAGTTGGACTAAGAGGGGCAAGAGTCTCTACATTCTCTATTTCACCTGATGTTGCAATTGTTTGTGATGTTACTTTTGGAGATCCAAAAGGAAATATTACAGATGTAAAAACTGGAGCAGGCCCTGTTATAGCTAAAGGACCAAACTATCATCCATCATTAGTTTCATCAATAGAAAATATATGTTCAGAGGAAGATATTCCTTACCAAACAGAAGTGGAATCAAGACCAGGAGGAACAGATGCTTACATAGCCCAGATAACAAAATCTGGAGTTTTTACATCTCTTATATCAATTCCATTAAGATATATGCATACTCAAGTTGAAATAATTAGTTTAAAGGATATTTATAGAGCTTCAAAAATTATGTATTTTATTTCAATAAAAGAAAAATTATTCGAAGTTGATAAACTTCCAGAAGACTAATAAAAAATAAAAAAATTATAAAAATTTATAATAAATAAAGAAATAAAAAAATAGAAAAACATCTAATAAAATAATATTTTAGGAGGAAGCTTTGAAAGATAAAAACCAACAAATTTTACTTGAGAAATACTCCAATTTAACAGGTGGTGGTGGAGATGAAAAAGAGATAAGAGACCAAATATACAAAGATATTAAAAACTATGTAAGTGAAATAAAAATAGATCCTCTTGGTAATCTTAAAGGAGTTCAATTAAAGGAAAATAAAAATTCATATATACTTCTAACTGCTCATATGGATGAAGTTTCTTTAATAGTTGAAAAAGTTGATTCAAATGGACTTATAAGCTTTAAAGCTATTGGAGGTTTTGTAGAAAAAATACTCCCTGGAACCAATGTTTTTATTGGTAAAGATAAAATTCCAGGAGTTATAGGATTAAAATCTTACCATATTATGTCTCAAGCAGAAAGAGAGAAAGCACCTGATATAAAGTCTCTCTTTATAGATGTTGGGGCTTCATCAGATAAAGAAGCCTCTGTTAAACCAGGAGATATGATTTACTTTAATTCAAAATTTTTCATCCAAAATGATCACTATTTTGGTAAAGCATTTGATGATAGAGCTGGTTGCACTGCTATTACAGAAATCTTAAAAGATAACAGCTCAAAAGTGTCAATAGCATTCTCATATAATGTTCAAGAAGAGGTTGGTTTAAGAGGTGGGGCTGTATGCGCATGGGAACCTGAAAATATTATATTTAACTTAAATCTTGAAGGAACTACATGTTCAGATAGAGAGCTTGAAAAAGAGAATTCTCCATCAACAGAGTTAGGAAAAGGCCCTGCTATAACAATAATGGATAGAACCTCAATAGTTAACAGAAAACTTCTTGATTTTGTAATAGATATAGCTGAAAAAAATAAAATTCCTTATCAATTTAAGCAAACCGTAACTGGAGGAACAGATGCTGGCTATATTCATATAACAAAAGAGGGGATTCCATCTATAACTATATCTGTTCCTGTTAGATATATTCACTCACCATGGGGAATTATAAATAAAAACGATTATGAAAACTATCTAAAACTCGCAAAATTAATTGTAAATAATTCACACCTTTTTATTAGTTAATTTATTTTACTATGATAAAAATGAATTTTTATAAAAAGTATAAAAAAAAATAAAAAAATTTTATAAAAAGAATATTAAAAATAAACAAAAAATTTATATTATTAAATTAATAATTAATTTATTTTATTAATTAAAAAACTTAAGTTTATTAAAATAGTAGTTTATTAAAAATTAATTAAATCTATTAAAATTAATTAAAAAGGAGCAAATATGAATATAAAAAACAAAGATTTTATTTTTAATGAATTTGGAGTTTCAGGAAGAGAAGATAAAATAAAAGAAAAATTAAAAGATTTTATTAAACCTTATGTTGATGAAATTTTAGAAGATAGAAACAATTCATTAATAGGTTTAAAAAAGGGAACTAAAAAAGAAAATAAACTAAAAATAATGTTATCAGCTCATTATGACACAATAGGTCTTATCGTAACATATATAACTAAAGAAGGTTTTTTAAGATTCGCTGATGTTGGTTGG from Spirochaetota bacterium includes:
- a CDS encoding M42 family metallopeptidase, encoding MKYLEQIIEDIMSVPSITGFEDFFAQKISSYIKDYFDSYNIDRLGNLILFKKGKGKDKLKIMFCAHMDQIGLMITKIEDNGILRFAQIGGINPLTLYGKRVKIIKEKNKDNEPCEYIYGIIGMKPPHLVEDESKVEKIQELFIDCGFSSKDEAQKKIKIGDVALVDSNFLKLKNNHYSSIGFDNKAGVLTLISLSHLLKDIKPYHDVYIVFSVQEEVGLRGARVSTFSISPDVAIVCDVTFGDPKGNITDVKTGAGPVIAKGPNYHPSLVSSIENICSEEDIPYQTEVESRPGGTDAYIAQITKSGVFTSLISIPLRYMHTQVEIISLKDIYRASKIMYFISIKEKLFEVDKLPED
- a CDS encoding M42 family peptidase is translated as MKDKNQQILLEKYSNLTGGGGDEKEIRDQIYKDIKNYVSEIKIDPLGNLKGVQLKENKNSYILLTAHMDEVSLIVEKVDSNGLISFKAIGGFVEKILPGTNVFIGKDKIPGVIGLKSYHIMSQAEREKAPDIKSLFIDVGASSDKEASVKPGDMIYFNSKFFIQNDHYFGKAFDDRAGCTAITEILKDNSSKVSIAFSYNVQEEVGLRGGAVCAWEPENIIFNLNLEGTTCSDRELEKENSPSTELGKGPAITIMDRTSIVNRKLLDFVIDIAEKNKIPYQFKQTVTGGTDAGYIHITKEGIPSITISVPVRYIHSPWGIINKNDYENYLKLAKLIVNNSHLFIS